The segment AAACTGCTTAAAGTCCTCAGCCAAAGGTGACTTAGTAAATAAAAGAAATTTCTGCTTTGCCGCCTGCAGAGCATATTTAAGCACATTGATTTCTGCTTCGCTTAGAGAAAATTTATTCTTTAAGAATTGATAATCAGTTTCACCCCAAGCAGAGTAGTTGCGTATTTCGCGATTTTTCACTGCTTGATTTATAGCACTGAAAAGCGAAGATGCTTTATCTATAAGTGGCTGGATAATCTGTTCCCATCGGATATAAATCTCTATATCGCTCATGGTCTTTCTCAAATTTTCTATCTCCATTCCTACATAATAATAGCGCAAAGAAACGTCAATCTCCGCACGGTTATAAGACTCAGGATTAAGAGTGAAGCTGGAATTTATAATCAACCTCTTCCCCTCAATTTTTGCCCTTTCTATCGCCTGTTTTATACCCTCAATATAGGTCGCGAAACTTCCATCATAAAAAAGGGGCATAATCGTAATTCCTGCCTTAACCTCAGAGAGAATACCGGCAATTAAAGTAGTGACTGCCATATTGTGGGCGTCAGGGAGCATAGAGGTATCTTCGGTAGAATAAACAAATTTATTTGCTTGCGCATCCCATTTTAACACCCCTCCCCACATACCTAAAGTTTTAAGAGAAGCAGTAAGTTCAGGATGTAATCCTGAAAGATCAGCTGTGGCTACCAGAATTCCTTTTCTCCCCAATAACCCCTTTCTTTCTAAATCGGCAATCCAAGTCAAGGCTTGAATAAGCCTTATCTGTTCTAAAACAGCGTTGTTTTTGGCTTTAACATCGGTAAGAATCGCTTTCGAGGCATCCTGTTGCTGAGCCATCGGGTAGTCAGGAAGCACATACCTAATACAATCTTCTTCTAAAAACTTCTCTACTACATCTTGATAGGTCAGCCCTTGAGGAAGGATTATTCCGTAGACACGAAATTCACTTATAGGCCCCATCAACTGGCAGTGGTATTTTTCAAGAAACTTAAGTATCTCTGCTTCGGTAGTTTCTTCTCTAAAACCCACAATTACTCTTTCGGATTCTTTTCGGTAAGAAATTAATTCTAAACCCTCGATCATTGCCCATGCAGAAGAGCTAATAAATAAAATCCCCATTATCCCTGTGAAAAAAAATAATTTTCTCATTTCTGCTAAAAAATAATCAATAAATTTCAAAAAAATCCTCTCAGCCCTTTAATCTTTAAAAATCATTTTATTCTTTCCATAATAAGTATAATACAGAATGCTCAGGCTGTCAAGCCTTTGTGCGGGCTGACCACATAGGTAACAGTTCTGCAGGATTTCTTATCTTTGGTAGTTCTTTCTCAATATATTCCATCGGAGTCAAATAATCAAGAGACTTTTATGTGGCCGATTAAAATTATATTCTATTAACCATTCGGTTAAATTTCTGTTAAATCTCTCACAATCTAAATCTAAATTCCCATTATACAACCATTCATACTCTAAAGTCTCATTACATCTCTCCGCTTCAGGATTGTCTTGGGGCATTCTTACCCGCGAAAAATACCGCCTAATCCCTACCTTCTGGGAAGTCCTCTCAAAATAATGGGCAAATTCAGAACAATTGTCTGTCTGTATATTCTCAATAGGGTGATTAATTAAATACCGTAAACGATATAGAAAATCTCTTGCTACCTTCGAACTCTTCGTCTTATACATCCTCGCATATCCAGGTTTAGAAGCATAATCTACCGCTGTTAAAATGTATCTCTTTATTTTACCCCAATAAATTACAA is part of the Candidatus Omnitrophota bacterium genome and harbors:
- a CDS encoding integrase core domain-containing protein, whose product is MAERFKESKENVESLRDLSTRPINKRKWEITPLQEEKIITLRRRYMYYGKKKLKILYEKENREEISCWKIERVIRRHRLYADRIRAEKIAKKQASARENLKLRIQKLKKEKRIWFLFQLDTIVIYWGKIKRYILTAVDYASKPGYARMYKTKSSKVARDFLYRLRYLINHPIENIQTDNCSEFAHYFERTSQKVGIRRYFSRVRMPQDNPEAERCNETLEYEWLYNGNLDLDCERFNRNLTEWLIEYNFNRPHKSLLII